In Pseudoxanthobacter soli DSM 19599, a single window of DNA contains:
- a CDS encoding carbohydrate ABC transporter permease — protein sequence MNRPSTLRRILTTDLPVAAIVLFAMAPFAWMVLTSLTPSAEIAASGVSLSPSGWSLDNYVRLFEQTSFLKNMLDSLIVAGGTMIVGLAVAVSAAYAFSRFRFVGRRFLMLQFLLINMFPVVLLILPLFVLMRRLGLLDTHFALILANATVAIPFAVWMLTSYVGAIPKSLDEAAMTDGCSRLTTLRRIVLPLMMPGIISTGIYIFITAWNEYLYALTLGGRNVRTVTVAIQTLIGEYQIEWGLLAAGAVVGALPATLLFLIVQRRLIGGLTQGAVKG from the coding sequence ATGAACCGCCCGTCCACCCTGCGCCGCATCCTCACCACCGACCTGCCGGTGGCCGCCATCGTCCTCTTCGCCATGGCGCCGTTCGCCTGGATGGTGCTGACCTCGCTCACCCCCTCGGCGGAGATCGCGGCGAGCGGCGTGTCGCTGTCGCCGTCGGGCTGGAGCCTCGACAACTACGTCCGCCTGTTCGAGCAGACCTCGTTCCTGAAGAACATGCTCGACAGCCTGATCGTGGCGGGCGGCACGATGATCGTCGGCCTCGCCGTCGCGGTCAGCGCGGCCTATGCGTTCTCCCGCTTCCGGTTCGTCGGGCGCCGTTTCCTGATGCTGCAGTTCCTGCTCATCAACATGTTCCCGGTCGTGCTGCTGATCCTGCCGCTGTTCGTGCTGATGCGGCGGCTCGGCCTGCTCGACACCCATTTCGCGCTGATCCTCGCCAACGCCACCGTCGCGATCCCCTTCGCGGTGTGGATGCTGACGAGCTATGTCGGCGCCATCCCGAAGAGCCTCGACGAGGCGGCGATGACCGACGGCTGCTCGCGGCTGACGACGCTGCGGCGCATCGTGCTGCCGCTGATGATGCCGGGCATCATCTCCACCGGCATCTACATCTTCATCACCGCCTGGAACGAATATCTCTACGCGCTGACGCTCGGCGGGCGGAACGTCCGCACCGTCACCGTCGCCATCCAGACCCTGATCGGCGAATACCAGATCGAATGGGGTCTGCTCGCCGCCGGTGCGGTCGTCGGCGCGCTGCCCGCCACACTCCTCTTCCTCATCGTCCAGCGCCGGCTCATCGGCGGCCTCACCCAGGGGGCGGTGAAGGGCTGA
- a CDS encoding sugar phosphate isomerase/epimerase family protein, whose amino-acid sequence MNPIGLISMQYARPFTAEHFPLFATMREHGYDFVELLVPEVGEIDAAAARRALDEAGLGIVLAARVNLQRNLASADADAHRAGIEYLKYTVDQAVALGATVVGGPLTGNPLVFAGRPPQPVEESERLARKQRCVDGLREAGDYAAKAGIVLAVEPLNRFESDVLCTTQQGLELLDAVDHPAVKLMLDTFHMHMEESSIAEAILLAGDRVAHFQANENHRGFPGTGATDWVAVCRALHEIGYTGPISLEPFRRRDDRFGVPFAQWRAPHEDESDRLSASVAFMKSHLTLTEYRR is encoded by the coding sequence ATGAACCCGATCGGGTTGATCTCCATGCAATATGCGAGGCCGTTCACGGCCGAGCATTTCCCGCTCTTCGCCACCATGCGCGAGCACGGCTACGACTTCGTCGAGCTGCTCGTGCCGGAAGTCGGCGAGATCGACGCCGCCGCTGCCCGCCGGGCACTGGACGAGGCCGGGCTCGGCATCGTGCTCGCCGCCCGCGTCAATCTCCAGCGCAACCTCGCCTCGGCGGATGCCGACGCCCATCGCGCCGGCATCGAGTACCTGAAATACACCGTCGATCAGGCGGTCGCCCTCGGCGCCACCGTCGTTGGCGGGCCGCTCACCGGCAATCCGCTGGTGTTCGCCGGCCGCCCGCCCCAGCCGGTGGAGGAAAGCGAGCGTCTCGCCCGCAAGCAGCGGTGCGTCGACGGGCTGCGCGAGGCCGGCGATTACGCGGCGAAGGCCGGCATCGTCCTCGCGGTGGAGCCGCTCAACCGCTTCGAGAGCGACGTGCTCTGCACCACGCAGCAAGGCCTCGAGTTGCTCGATGCAGTCGATCATCCGGCCGTCAAGCTGATGCTCGACACCTTCCACATGCACATGGAGGAGAGTTCGATCGCCGAAGCGATCCTGCTCGCGGGCGATCGTGTCGCCCACTTCCAGGCCAACGAGAACCACCGCGGCTTTCCCGGCACCGGCGCCACCGACTGGGTCGCCGTGTGCCGCGCCCTGCATGAGATCGGCTACACCGGCCCGATCTCCCTCGAACCGTTCCGCCGCCGCGACGACCGTTTCGGCGTGCCCTTCGCCCAGTGGCGCGCGCCGCACGAAGACGAGAGCGACCGCCTCTCGGCCAGCGTCGCCTTCATGAAGTCGCACCTCACGCTCACGGAATACCGTCGATGA